One segment of Terriglobia bacterium DNA contains the following:
- a CDS encoding oligosaccharide flippase family protein has protein sequence MNEQLAKLFRNAAVYGFGRILGKVISFLLIPFYTHYFSAGEYGVMEILNLTAMIATVLLAPGLSTAVMRFYYDTDDDKEKKLVVSTGMITTLLVGGAAVVVALLFPNAVSQALLGSAKYRTLVQLMAFGFFFTFSADIGWVYLRGKQRSGLYTFLTQGFLLLSVGLNIYFVAGLKLGIAGSFWANLAAAGAVWVVLMFLTLRETGLRISGTKLFKLLKFGAPLFTVWVAAFVLNFSDRFFLQRFHGIDTVGVYAVGYKFAYVLSLMAIQPFQLMWEPQSYEIAKREDAPALFSQVFTLYSVALITVAFLVSISIREVFEVMVGARFTDAYRFVPLLAFAYVVQGMGLFFEAGLLVRKKNVTLSIIGIASTVFCLALNFGLILRWGAWGAVWATFFSFAFLSVASYWFSVAAYPVRCNFKVILQVLGCCAALLAIAYLLPAESFIVRVAVKSVLATIFLFMLTRLRLLPPGLLRSLRADSAAWMRARLSSRRLSSETGRVASQAKGVN, from the coding sequence GTGAACGAGCAACTCGCCAAATTGTTTCGCAACGCCGCGGTGTACGGCTTCGGCCGCATCCTGGGGAAGGTCATCAGCTTCCTGCTGATTCCCTTCTACACCCATTATTTTTCCGCGGGCGAATACGGCGTGATGGAGATCCTGAATCTCACGGCGATGATTGCCACAGTGTTGCTGGCGCCCGGCCTGTCCACGGCTGTCATGCGCTTTTACTACGACACCGACGACGACAAGGAAAAGAAGCTGGTGGTCAGCACCGGAATGATTACTACTCTGCTGGTAGGCGGCGCGGCAGTGGTGGTTGCGCTTCTGTTCCCGAACGCCGTATCGCAAGCCTTGCTGGGCAGCGCAAAGTACCGAACCCTGGTGCAGTTGATGGCTTTCGGGTTCTTCTTTACCTTTTCCGCCGACATCGGCTGGGTTTACCTGCGCGGCAAACAGCGTTCCGGCCTGTACACCTTCCTCACCCAGGGATTTCTCCTACTCTCCGTGGGGCTCAACATTTACTTTGTCGCCGGACTCAAGCTGGGGATTGCAGGATCGTTCTGGGCCAATCTCGCCGCCGCCGGCGCCGTGTGGGTGGTGCTCATGTTTCTCACCCTTCGCGAAACCGGCTTGCGGATCTCCGGGACCAAGCTGTTCAAGCTCCTTAAGTTTGGCGCACCGCTGTTTACCGTGTGGGTAGCGGCGTTCGTATTGAATTTCTCTGACCGCTTCTTCCTGCAGCGCTTTCACGGCATTGACACCGTGGGCGTGTACGCCGTGGGCTACAAGTTCGCTTACGTCCTGAGCCTGATGGCCATCCAGCCATTCCAGCTCATGTGGGAGCCGCAGTCGTATGAGATCGCCAAGCGCGAAGATGCGCCCGCGCTTTTCTCGCAGGTCTTTACGCTGTATTCAGTCGCGCTGATTACGGTGGCGTTCCTGGTGAGCATCAGCATCCGCGAAGTCTTTGAAGTGATGGTGGGAGCAAGGTTCACGGACGCCTATCGCTTTGTGCCGCTCCTGGCATTCGCCTACGTGGTGCAGGGCATGGGGCTGTTCTTTGAGGCCGGATTGCTGGTCCGCAAGAAGAACGTCACGCTTTCCATCATCGGGATTGCGTCCACGGTGTTTTGCCTGGCGCTGAATTTCGGACTGATCCTTAGGTGGGGCGCGTGGGGCGCGGTGTGGGCAACGTTTTTCAGCTTCGCGTTTCTTTCCGTCGCCAGCTACTGGTTCAGCGTGGCCGCTTACCCGGTGCGGTGCAACTTCAAAGTCATCTTGCAGGTGCTGGGATGCTGCGCGGCGCTGTTGGCGATTGCCTATCTGTTGCCCGCGGAGTCGTTCATCGTGAGAGTGGCGGTCAAGTCAGTTTTGGCGACGATCTTTCTCTTCATGCTGACGCGGCTGCGGCTGCTGCCGCCGGGATTGTTGCGGTCTCTGCGTGCTGATTCTGCGGCCTGGATGCGTGCGCGTTTGTCGTCGCGCCGTTTGTCAAGCGAGACCGGCCGCGTGGCGAGCCAGGCCAAAGGAGTGAACTAA